GGTCCCGGAGCGTGCCGTCGGGGGAGAAGAGGAGGTAGTAGCTGGGGAAGGCGACATAGTCGCGCACCGTGTGGGCGTGCAACTCCGCGAGGACCTGCCGCAGTTGCTCGATCGCCAGCAGACCTCCGCTGAGGCCGCTGTATCCGACGAAGCCGATCGGCTTGGCCTTCCACTGCGTGTAGTGCCAGTCGATGGCGGCCTTCAGGGAGGCCGGGAAGCTGCTGTTGTAGTCGGGCGTCACGATGACGACCGCGTCGGCGTCGTCGAGCCGCCGCGTGAGTTCCGCCATGCCCTCGGGACGCGGCAGGTCGGGTCGCAGGGCAGGCGGGGTGGGCGGCAGCGTGAGCGGGAGGTCGACGTCCGCCAGATCGACCAGGCTGACGGTGAACTCGGCGTGCCGCTCTGCCTGTTCGACGAACCAGTCGGCCACCACGGGCCCGAAGCGGCCCTCCCTGACACTGCCGACGATCACCGTGAGACTGAGTCGTGCGCTGGACATGGCCGCGGGCCTCCTGACGAGAGGGAAAGTCGCCCCGAAGCCGGGGCGTTCGCTCCACCGTGGCGGACCGGCGGCGCGCGAGGGAGGCCCGGCGGAGGGTGGTAGGCGCAGGGCCACGATCCGCCAGGACGGCCGGTGTTACGTTCGGAGAATGAGCGACAACGAGCTCGGCCTCTTCCTGCGGCTGCGCCGGGAAGCCGTCACCCCGGCGGTCGCGGGCCTGCCGACCGGGCCGCGCCGCCGCACGCCAGGGCTCCGCCGCACCGAACTGGCGACGCTCGCCGGAGTCAGCGTCGAGTACGTGACCAGGCTTGAACAGGGCCGGGACCGCAGGCCCTCCGTAGAGGTGCTTGCCGCCCTGGCGGACGCGCTCCTGCTCCCCCCCGGCGAACGGGTGCATCTTCAGCGGCTCGCCAAGGGCGCCGACCCCGGCTTCAGTTGCCGCGGCGACGCGGGACCCAACCGGATGGTCAGACCCACGGTACGCGCCCTGCTCGAACGGCTGGAGCCGACGGCCGCGGTGCTGGTGAACCGGCTGAGCGAGATCCTGGCCTGCACGGACGGATACCGGCGACTGGCCGAACCGCTCGGCCTGCTGGACGGCGCCCGCCCCAGCCTCGCCCGTTTCGTCTTCACCGACCCGCGGGCCCGCACGGCCTACCCGGACTGGGACACCGTCGCCGACGACCAAGTGGCGGCGCTCAAACAGGGTCCAGGGCGGATCGACGTCCATGTCGCCGCGCTCATGGACGAGTTGACGGTGTCCTGCGGGCCACCGTTCGCCGACCGGCTGCGGGCGCTGCCGGGACTGCCACGGGCCAACGGCGTGGTGCGCGTCGTCCACCCGGGGGCGGGGGAGCTGCGGTTGGCGTACGAGACGCTCGGCCTGCCGGCCGACGACGACCAGCACCTCGTCGTCCACCTGCCGGCCGACGACGCGAGCGCCGCCGCACTCGACCGCCTCACCGGCCGCCGCCCTGACGCCCTGCGCGCGGTCTGAGCGGCAGGTGACGACGCCGTGCCATCGGGCGCCCTCGCATGCGTGGCACGGAGAACGGTGCTCCACGTGATGGGACGCCATCGCGATCAGGCCGCGTACGGGCGACCGGTGGGTGCCCAGCCGTCCGCGACGCCGCCCTCGCGCCGCCCACAGCCCTGTACCGGGATATGGTCCGCACCCTTCGGGCGGTGACTGCCCCCGTCCCCAACTGGCCGTTGCAGTAGCGCGGTTGGCGCCCACACAAGCAGGGTGAAGGCGGTCAGCCGCTGCAGTCCCGGCTGTGCGAGGCGAAGATGTGATGCGGCCCCGAAGAGAGCGTTATGAGCCCAGCACAGCCGCCCGGACCGGCATCACGTTCGGGTTCAGGCGTCGGCGAGGAGCGGGTCGTACGCGGTGCCCGTGCGGCGGCCCGCCATGAAGGAGAGGAAGTCGCCCACGAAGGCGCTCCGACCGTAGCCGCCGCCGGTGGTGGTGAGGTCGCG
The sequence above is a segment of the Streptomyces griseoviridis genome. Coding sequences within it:
- a CDS encoding NADPH-dependent FMN reductase is translated as MSSARLSLTVIVGSVREGRFGPVVADWFVEQAERHAEFTVSLVDLADVDLPLTLPPTPPALRPDLPRPEGMAELTRRLDDADAVVIVTPDYNSSFPASLKAAIDWHYTQWKAKPIGFVGYSGLSGGLLAIEQLRQVLAELHAHTVRDYVAFPSYYLLFSPDGTLRDPKGPEDAAAVMLDQLHWWGSVLHDARRDRPQITRR
- a CDS encoding helix-turn-helix domain-containing protein: MSDNELGLFLRLRREAVTPAVAGLPTGPRRRTPGLRRTELATLAGVSVEYVTRLEQGRDRRPSVEVLAALADALLLPPGERVHLQRLAKGADPGFSCRGDAGPNRMVRPTVRALLERLEPTAAVLVNRLSEILACTDGYRRLAEPLGLLDGARPSLARFVFTDPRARTAYPDWDTVADDQVAALKQGPGRIDVHVAALMDELTVSCGPPFADRLRALPGLPRANGVVRVVHPGAGELRLAYETLGLPADDDQHLVVHLPADDASAAALDRLTGRRPDALRAV